From the genome of Amycolatopsis sp. NBC_01488, one region includes:
- a CDS encoding cation diffusion facilitator family transporter, whose amino-acid sequence MSAGGGTKAIIAALGANAGIAVAKFAGFLVTGSSSMLAESVHSLADTTNQGLLLLGQKTSKRAADKEHPFGYGRDRYFYSFIVALMLFTLGSAFAIYEGVHKVGHPEPLDSPIVAVIILVVAMCLEGYSFSTAVGESRKIKGDATWWGFIRQAKEPELPVVLLEDAGALLGLVFALLGVGLSVITGDPVWDGVGTLAIGALLGVIAIILIVEMKSLLIGEGVTEPVLATIVDELAAGKVERVIHIRTQYLGPDELLVAAKLAMVPGLDTAELATAIDDAEARVRAKVPVAKLIYLEPDLDRSLAR is encoded by the coding sequence GTGTCAGCTGGAGGCGGAACCAAGGCGATCATCGCCGCGCTCGGGGCGAACGCCGGGATCGCGGTCGCGAAGTTCGCCGGCTTCCTCGTCACCGGGTCGTCGTCGATGCTCGCGGAGTCCGTGCATTCGCTGGCCGACACCACGAACCAGGGCCTGCTGCTGCTCGGGCAGAAGACGTCGAAGCGCGCGGCCGACAAGGAGCACCCGTTCGGCTACGGCCGCGACCGGTACTTCTACTCCTTCATCGTCGCGCTGATGCTCTTCACCCTCGGTTCCGCCTTCGCGATCTACGAAGGCGTCCACAAGGTCGGGCACCCCGAACCGCTCGACTCGCCGATCGTCGCCGTGATCATCCTCGTCGTCGCGATGTGCCTGGAGGGCTACAGCTTCTCCACCGCCGTCGGCGAGTCGCGGAAGATCAAGGGCGACGCCACCTGGTGGGGCTTCATCCGCCAGGCCAAGGAACCGGAACTCCCCGTAGTCCTCCTGGAGGACGCGGGCGCGCTGCTCGGCCTCGTCTTCGCGCTGCTGGGCGTCGGGCTGTCGGTCATCACCGGCGACCCCGTCTGGGACGGCGTCGGCACCCTCGCGATCGGCGCGCTGCTCGGCGTCATCGCGATCATCCTCATCGTCGAGATGAAGAGCCTGCTCATCGGCGAGGGCGTCACCGAGCCGGTGCTCGCGACGATCGTCGACGAGCTCGCCGCGGGCAAGGTCGAGCGGGTCATCCACATCCGGACCCAGTACCTGGGCCCGGACGAGCTGCTCGTCGCCGCGAAGCTGGCCATGGTGCCCGGCCTCGACACCGCCGAACTGGCCACGGCCATCGACGACGCCGAGGCCCGCGTGCGCGCCAAGGTGCCTGTTGCCAAGTTGATCTACCTCGAACCGGATCTCGACCGCAGTCTCGCCAGGTAG
- a CDS encoding AfsR/SARP family transcriptional regulator, translated as MAHFGVLGPLAVESPPGHWVALRGERQRTLLAVLLLNANQHVHVDVLVEALWPERPPKSYASNLHTYLSRLRERIDGLRVEHGPLGYRLRVEPDELDLLVFRSAVAEGQRAGDAVATSGHYRRALAQWRGPVLAGLHVPRLDADVARLESERLAVFEDCVDTELTAGRHDELTGELQAMITEHPLRERLAAQLMIALHRAGRQGDSLEIYRRLRATLVEELGVEPGAEVRRVHAAVLRGEDPVPRMPPPVWPVCQLPPDIADFTGRDTELDGLAGVLGSGVGVPIAVLTGEPGAGKSTLAVRAAHRLRPRFPDGQLYVPLGGRAIGEVLADLLRALGVPGPAVPDDVGARAAAFRGRLADRRVLVVLDDAVDPEHVRALLPGTPGCAVLVTSRQRLSGLAGAYRLPLGPLSDAEAAELLNRLAGARVTRERADAGRIIAACARLPLALRIAGSRLAIRPHLRLGELADRLEDEVRRLDELTVSDLAVRSSIALSHDGLSPPARRAFSLLGRCRLVDLPAWAVTTLIGADADEAVEELVEASLLEAREPDATGEGRYRMHDLVRLYAAEGPPVEGGASTVLAATLALADAAAARLPRTVPMPAMAHEPFVQPLPSSLVERLLARPDEWFAAERANLVRLIGSLGAREALLLLDKLSVYLYLHGHYADMRAAYETVLATTDDRPTAAIAEANLALLRHARGQYEEAAAAYRECAKELEAHGDRRTHAWVSANLAHCLVGLGRASEALHTVRALSTMDDQPEALLVREAESAALLRLGRVADAREVDRAALASARATADPRRIGTALHGFAWSSLLTGDGAQAATAITESVALLRGTMARSALAKSLRTLGAISAATGSRDRATAAFEEARDLARDLDERPRELSCTRALAASWIGEGRAQQAIPVLRACLDEFREMGGRSATGLTWLVLSRACEEVGDSASALEAASAAAGLADPRDASAAVLRRALLALTRPA; from the coding sequence ATGGCGCACTTCGGCGTGCTCGGGCCGCTCGCCGTCGAGAGCCCGCCCGGGCACTGGGTCGCGCTGCGCGGCGAGCGGCAGCGCACCCTGCTGGCCGTGCTGCTGCTCAACGCCAACCAGCACGTCCACGTCGACGTGCTGGTCGAAGCGCTGTGGCCGGAGCGGCCACCGAAGTCCTACGCCTCGAACCTGCACACCTACCTCTCGCGGCTGCGCGAGCGGATCGACGGCCTGCGCGTCGAGCACGGGCCGCTCGGCTACCGGCTGCGCGTCGAGCCGGACGAGCTCGACCTGCTCGTCTTCCGGTCGGCAGTCGCCGAGGGGCAGCGGGCCGGGGACGCCGTCGCCACGTCGGGGCACTACCGGCGGGCGCTCGCGCAGTGGCGGGGGCCGGTGCTGGCCGGGCTGCACGTCCCGCGGCTCGACGCCGACGTCGCGCGGCTGGAGTCCGAACGCCTCGCCGTCTTCGAGGACTGCGTCGACACGGAGCTGACCGCCGGGCGCCACGACGAACTGACCGGCGAGCTGCAGGCCATGATCACCGAGCACCCGCTGCGGGAACGGCTGGCCGCGCAGCTGATGATCGCGCTGCACCGGGCCGGGCGGCAGGGCGACTCGCTGGAGATCTACCGGCGGCTGCGGGCCACGCTCGTCGAGGAACTCGGCGTCGAACCGGGCGCCGAAGTGCGCCGCGTGCACGCCGCCGTCCTGCGCGGTGAGGACCCGGTGCCGCGCATGCCGCCGCCGGTCTGGCCGGTGTGCCAGCTGCCGCCCGACATCGCGGACTTCACCGGCCGCGACACCGAGCTCGACGGGCTGGCCGGCGTGCTGGGCAGCGGCGTCGGCGTCCCGATCGCCGTCCTCACCGGCGAACCGGGAGCGGGCAAGAGCACCCTGGCCGTGCGCGCGGCACATCGGCTGCGGCCGCGCTTCCCGGACGGCCAGCTGTACGTGCCCCTGGGCGGGCGTGCCATCGGCGAGGTGCTGGCCGACCTGCTGCGCGCGCTCGGCGTGCCCGGCCCGGCGGTGCCGGACGACGTCGGCGCCCGCGCGGCGGCGTTCCGCGGCCGGCTGGCGGATCGGCGGGTGCTGGTGGTGCTCGACGACGCCGTCGACCCCGAGCACGTCCGCGCGCTGCTGCCGGGCACGCCGGGCTGTGCGGTGCTCGTGACGAGCCGTCAGCGCCTGAGCGGGCTGGCCGGCGCGTACCGGCTGCCGCTCGGCCCGCTGTCCGACGCCGAAGCCGCCGAGCTGCTGAACCGGCTCGCCGGAGCTCGGGTAACGCGAGAGCGTGCGGACGCCGGCCGGATCATCGCGGCGTGCGCGCGGTTGCCGCTGGCCCTGCGGATCGCGGGCAGCAGGCTCGCCATCCGCCCGCACCTGCGGCTCGGCGAGCTGGCCGACCGGCTGGAGGACGAGGTCCGCCGGCTCGACGAGCTGACGGTGAGCGACCTGGCCGTCCGGAGCAGCATCGCGCTGAGCCACGACGGCCTGAGCCCGCCGGCGCGGCGCGCGTTCAGCTTGCTCGGCCGGTGCCGGCTCGTCGATCTCCCGGCGTGGGCGGTCACGACGCTGATCGGCGCGGACGCCGACGAGGCGGTCGAGGAGCTTGTCGAAGCGAGCCTGCTGGAGGCGCGCGAACCGGACGCGACCGGCGAGGGCCGCTACCGGATGCACGACCTCGTCCGCCTGTACGCGGCGGAGGGACCACCGGTCGAGGGCGGCGCTTCGACGGTGCTCGCGGCGACCCTCGCGCTCGCCGACGCTGCCGCGGCCCGCCTGCCGCGCACGGTGCCGATGCCGGCGATGGCGCACGAGCCGTTCGTGCAGCCGTTGCCGAGCTCGTTGGTCGAACGGCTGCTCGCGCGGCCGGACGAGTGGTTCGCGGCCGAGCGCGCGAACCTCGTGCGGCTGATCGGGTCGCTGGGGGCGCGGGAAGCGTTGCTGCTGCTGGACAAGCTGAGCGTCTACCTGTACCTGCACGGCCACTACGCCGACATGCGCGCGGCGTACGAAACGGTCCTGGCGACGACGGACGACCGCCCGACGGCGGCGATCGCCGAGGCGAACCTGGCTCTGTTGCGGCACGCGCGCGGGCAGTACGAGGAGGCGGCGGCCGCGTACCGCGAGTGCGCGAAGGAGCTGGAAGCCCACGGCGACCGCCGGACGCACGCGTGGGTTTCGGCGAACCTGGCGCACTGCCTGGTCGGCCTGGGCCGCGCTTCGGAGGCGCTGCACACCGTCCGCGCTCTGTCCACTATGGACGATCAGCCCGAGGCGCTGCTCGTCCGTGAAGCGGAATCGGCGGCGCTGCTGCGCTTGGGCCGGGTGGCGGACGCCCGGGAGGTCGACCGCGCCGCCCTGGCCTCGGCGCGGGCCACCGCCGACCCGCGCCGCATCGGCACTGCGCTGCACGGGTTCGCCTGGTCGTCCCTCCTGACGGGCGACGGCGCACAGGCGGCGACGGCGATCACCGAGTCGGTGGCGCTGCTCCGCGGCACGATGGCCCGTTCGGCGTTGGCGAAGTCGTTGCGCACCCTGGGCGCGATCTCGGCCGCGACGGGGTCGCGCGACCGCGCGACGGCGGCGTTCGAGGAGGCCCGAGACCTGGCCCGCGACCTCGACGAGCGGCCCCGGGAGCTGTCCTGCACCCGCGCCCTGGCGGCGAGCTGGATCGGCGAAGGCCGCGCGCAGCAGGCGATCCCGGTGCTCCGCGCGTGCCTGGACGAGTTCCGCGAGATGGGCGGCCGCTCGGCGACGGGCCTGACGTGGCTGGTACTGAGCCGAGCATGCGAAGAAGTGGGCGACTCGGCATCGGCTCTGGAGGCGGCATCCGCGGCGGCCGGCCTGGCCGACCCCCGCGACGCAAGCGCGGCCGTCTTGCGGCGAGCGCTGCTCGCGCTGACGAGGCCGGCCTGA
- a CDS encoding phosphomannomutase/phosphoglucomutase, translating to MPDLSGIVKAYDIRGVVGEQLDADLVRDFGAAFALLIKPEAPAVVIGHDMRDSSPGLAAAFAEGVTSQGLDVVSIGLASTDQLYFASGSLNLPGAMFTASHNPAKYNGIKMCRAGASPVGQDTGLAEIRDTVEQGVPGFEGQRGTVSERDVLADYAAYLRNLVDLSGSRPLKIVVDAGNGMGGHTVPTVFDGLPIDVVPMYFELDGSFPNHEANPLDPANIVDLQAKVREVGADAGVAFDGDADRCFIVDERGEPVSPSAITALVAVRELAKDPGGTVIHNLITSKGVPEIVAEHGGKPVRTRVGHSFIKAEMARTGAIFGGEHSAHYYFRDFWRADTGMLAALHVLAALGEQNGPLSELTSAYSRYAASGEINSTVDDQVAKMMAVKDAFGVRTGVEIDELDGLTVQLPGGAWFNLRPSNTEPLLRLNVEAANAEAVQGLVDEVLAIIRT from the coding sequence GTGCCAGACCTTTCGGGCATCGTGAAGGCCTACGACATTCGCGGCGTGGTCGGCGAGCAGCTCGACGCGGACCTCGTCCGCGACTTCGGCGCCGCGTTCGCCCTGCTCATCAAGCCGGAAGCGCCGGCCGTGGTGATCGGGCACGACATGCGGGACTCCTCGCCGGGACTGGCGGCGGCCTTCGCCGAGGGCGTCACCTCGCAGGGCCTCGACGTCGTGAGCATCGGGCTGGCCAGCACCGACCAGCTGTACTTCGCCTCGGGTTCGCTGAACCTGCCGGGCGCGATGTTCACCGCGAGCCACAACCCGGCCAAGTACAACGGCATCAAGATGTGCCGCGCGGGCGCGTCCCCGGTCGGCCAGGACACCGGGCTCGCCGAGATCCGCGACACCGTCGAGCAGGGCGTCCCCGGCTTCGAGGGCCAGCGCGGCACCGTCTCCGAGCGGGACGTCCTCGCCGACTACGCGGCCTACCTGCGCAACCTCGTCGACCTGTCGGGCAGCCGGCCGCTGAAGATCGTCGTCGACGCGGGCAACGGCATGGGCGGGCACACCGTCCCGACCGTCTTCGACGGGCTCCCGATCGACGTCGTCCCGATGTACTTCGAGCTCGACGGCAGCTTCCCGAACCACGAGGCCAACCCGCTCGACCCGGCCAACATCGTCGACCTGCAGGCGAAGGTGCGCGAGGTCGGCGCGGACGCCGGGGTGGCCTTCGACGGCGACGCCGACCGCTGCTTCATCGTCGACGAGCGCGGCGAGCCGGTTTCGCCGAGCGCGATCACCGCGCTAGTGGCCGTCCGCGAGCTGGCGAAGGACCCGGGCGGCACGGTCATCCACAACCTGATCACGTCCAAGGGCGTCCCGGAGATCGTCGCCGAGCACGGCGGCAAGCCGGTCCGCACCCGCGTCGGGCACTCGTTCATCAAGGCCGAGATGGCCCGCACCGGCGCCATCTTCGGCGGCGAGCACTCCGCGCACTACTACTTCCGCGACTTCTGGCGCGCCGACACCGGCATGCTGGCGGCGCTGCACGTCCTCGCCGCGCTCGGCGAGCAGAACGGCCCGCTGTCCGAGCTGACCAGCGCGTACTCGCGCTACGCGGCGTCGGGCGAGATCAACTCGACCGTGGACGACCAGGTCGCGAAGATGATGGCCGTCAAGGACGCCTTCGGCGTCCGCACCGGCGTCGAGATCGACGAGCTGGACGGCCTGACCGTGCAGTTGCCCGGCGGCGCCTGGTTCAACCTGCGCCCGTCGAACACCGAACCGCTGCTGCGGCTCAACGTCGAAGCCGCGAACGCCGAGGCCGTGCAGGGGCTGGTGGACGAAGTACTCGCGATCATCCGCACCTGA
- a CDS encoding glycosyltransferase family 2 protein — MPRTAAPPALRTAPVLAIVVCHNGENWLPLALSSLRRSTVRPRHVLAVDTGSTDATPRLLAEATADPGPDSSPVLSGVITLSGDTGFAAAVAEAVAHATERWGDPGSWLWLLHDDCAPEPDCLDELLRVATKNPSATVLGALGLDWTDPRLIVEAGLSTDASGHRQQIAALGEEPAEVLAVPSAGSLVRRDAWDDLGGFDPDFPLLREDLDFGWRANAAGGLVLSVPTARVRHARAVTTGQRAADAVGTPLVAANRAHGLRVFLVNCSPFSFWLGMIRLPVLSVLRALAFVLLRRTGEARAEFAAATYLLSGRGGLRAARARRRRNPRPGTVRGLFTGRVTRLRNAVRAGIVGLVRRGVEEDVALGRVPETVETESAWVTPEALDARETRPVGPDALPAGALRGLSSRGSGLRRPGTLVAVALPETPAPEPVSESAEEAPAAVEEPEIVFVEVNRRRVLAATVFAPPVVLLVVMTALGLVVNRARLGLDLFGGKLLPVGGLGEIWSSYLTPWHAVAGGTGAPASATLPVLGTLGAVFAPLGGPAALVAILLLGDIPLAALSAYAATRRLRVRRWVRAVVAAAYALLPAATAGVAQGRLDVVVVHLVLPLVAAGIAGLLVRADTRWLHVSALSAFGVALLGAFSPLAHGLALAGLLIGFVVLPAPTGLARRIASVGIVVLLPLALLLPWPTVLLRHPELLVQGLGGAASAVSGTDLAGLDPGGPGAWPIGVAVIAAALVALVVRPTKLAAGGLALAALGAGGLVLVRLVTATPMQGGSPAHGHAGVPLLIVGAGLLWVVLGSWQRGGSAGVPSPWLPKVFAVAGVVVFLALAAGALVVGGQGPLRAGERPALAPEVSAELAASGRSVLDLAPDATRQIGGRLPHYGDDELAPTPGTPARLASWRRDLGQGDAAAVQRAFAAAAAAGVQFVVLPAGVDSQAYVPLAKDLVSVAAPTSDGRGVLRLLPPAGQVILISPEQAKAAVTGGGAPGNAPGVAPVQAGLPDVRVRVSDGPTGRLLVLAAEQEAGWKASVGGKSVPIVPAWGHQVAVSVPPATSEVTVEFPGTERNLLLLAQLAAVLFTLLTAVPARRRP; from the coding sequence TTGCCCCGCACCGCCGCGCCGCCCGCCCTGCGCACCGCACCCGTTCTGGCCATTGTGGTCTGTCACAACGGCGAAAACTGGTTGCCGCTGGCGCTTTCTTCGTTGCGCCGCAGCACGGTCCGGCCGCGGCACGTGCTCGCCGTCGACACCGGATCCACCGACGCGACGCCCCGGCTGCTCGCCGAAGCGACCGCCGATCCCGGCCCGGATTCGTCGCCCGTGCTCTCCGGGGTCATCACACTTTCGGGCGACACCGGCTTCGCCGCCGCGGTCGCCGAAGCCGTCGCGCACGCCACCGAGCGCTGGGGCGACCCCGGATCCTGGCTGTGGCTGCTGCACGACGACTGCGCGCCCGAGCCCGACTGCCTCGACGAACTCCTGCGCGTCGCCACCAAGAACCCGTCGGCGACGGTGCTCGGCGCGTTGGGGCTCGACTGGACCGATCCGCGGCTGATCGTCGAAGCGGGCCTGTCGACCGACGCGTCCGGCCACCGCCAGCAGATCGCGGCGCTCGGCGAAGAACCCGCCGAAGTGCTCGCCGTGCCCAGTGCGGGCTCGCTCGTGCGCCGCGACGCCTGGGACGACCTCGGCGGCTTCGATCCGGATTTCCCGTTGCTGCGCGAGGATCTCGACTTCGGCTGGCGCGCGAACGCTGCCGGCGGTCTCGTCCTCTCCGTGCCGACCGCGCGGGTCCGGCACGCGCGCGCCGTCACCACCGGGCAGCGCGCGGCGGACGCGGTCGGCACTCCGCTCGTGGCCGCGAACCGCGCCCACGGGCTGCGCGTGTTCCTCGTGAACTGCTCGCCGTTTTCCTTCTGGCTGGGCATGATCCGGCTCCCGGTGCTTTCGGTGCTGCGCGCGCTCGCCTTCGTCCTGCTGCGCCGCACCGGGGAAGCGCGGGCCGAGTTCGCCGCCGCGACGTACCTCCTCAGTGGACGCGGCGGATTGCGCGCCGCACGCGCCCGCCGACGGCGGAATCCGCGGCCGGGCACGGTTCGCGGGCTCTTCACCGGACGCGTGACGCGGCTGCGCAACGCCGTCCGCGCCGGCATCGTCGGGCTGGTGCGCCGCGGCGTCGAGGAAGACGTCGCGCTCGGGCGCGTGCCCGAGACCGTCGAAACCGAGTCGGCGTGGGTGACGCCGGAAGCGCTCGACGCGCGCGAGACGCGTCCGGTCGGTCCCGACGCGCTGCCCGCGGGCGCGCTGCGCGGGCTCAGCTCACGCGGGTCCGGGCTGCGCCGTCCGGGCACGCTCGTCGCCGTCGCCTTGCCGGAAACCCCGGCGCCCGAACCGGTCTCCGAGTCCGCCGAAGAGGCCCCGGCCGCGGTCGAAGAGCCGGAAATCGTCTTCGTCGAGGTGAACCGCCGGCGCGTGCTCGCGGCGACGGTCTTCGCGCCGCCGGTGGTGCTGCTCGTCGTGATGACCGCGCTGGGGCTGGTGGTCAACCGCGCCCGGCTCGGCCTCGACCTCTTCGGCGGCAAGCTCCTTCCGGTCGGCGGGCTCGGCGAGATCTGGTCGTCGTACCTGACGCCGTGGCACGCGGTCGCCGGCGGCACCGGCGCGCCCGCGTCGGCGACGCTGCCGGTGCTCGGCACGCTCGGTGCGGTGTTCGCGCCGCTCGGCGGACCGGCCGCGCTGGTCGCGATCCTGCTCCTCGGCGACATTCCCTTGGCGGCGCTGAGCGCGTACGCGGCGACGCGGCGGCTTCGCGTGCGCCGGTGGGTCCGCGCGGTCGTCGCCGCGGCCTACGCGCTGCTGCCCGCCGCGACCGCCGGGGTCGCGCAGGGCCGGCTCGACGTCGTCGTGGTGCACCTGGTGCTGCCGCTCGTCGCCGCGGGCATCGCGGGACTGCTCGTCCGGGCGGACACGCGGTGGCTGCACGTGTCCGCGCTGTCGGCGTTCGGCGTCGCGCTGCTCGGCGCGTTCTCCCCGCTGGCGCACGGGCTCGCGCTCGCCGGGCTGCTGATCGGGTTCGTGGTGCTGCCCGCGCCGACCGGGCTGGCGCGGCGGATCGCGTCGGTCGGCATCGTGGTGCTGCTGCCGCTGGCGCTGCTGCTGCCGTGGCCGACGGTGCTGCTGCGCCACCCGGAGCTGCTGGTGCAGGGCCTCGGCGGCGCGGCGTCGGCGGTGTCCGGCACCGACCTCGCCGGGCTCGACCCCGGCGGGCCGGGCGCGTGGCCGATCGGCGTCGCGGTGATCGCGGCGGCCTTGGTGGCGCTGGTCGTCCGCCCGACGAAGCTCGCGGCGGGCGGGCTCGCGCTGGCCGCGTTGGGAGCCGGCGGCCTGGTGCTGGTGCGGCTGGTGACGGCGACGCCGATGCAGGGTGGCTCACCCGCGCACGGCCACGCGGGCGTGCCGCTGCTGATCGTCGGCGCCGGGCTGCTGTGGGTCGTGCTCGGGTCGTGGCAGCGCGGCGGCTCGGCCGGGGTGCCGTCGCCGTGGCTGCCGAAGGTGTTCGCGGTCGCCGGGGTCGTGGTGTTCCTCGCGCTGGCGGCCGGCGCGCTGGTCGTCGGCGGCCAGGGGCCGCTACGCGCCGGCGAGCGGCCCGCGCTCGCGCCGGAGGTTTCCGCCGAGCTCGCGGCGTCCGGCCGGTCGGTGCTGGACCTCGCCCCGGACGCGACCCGCCAGATCGGCGGCCGCCTGCCCCACTACGGCGACGACGAGCTGGCCCCGACGCCCGGCACGCCGGCCCGGCTGGCTTCCTGGCGCCGCGACCTCGGCCAAGGCGACGCGGCGGCGGTCCAGCGCGCGTTCGCCGCCGCAGCCGCCGCGGGGGTGCAGTTCGTGGTGCTGCCGGCCGGGGTCGACTCGCAGGCGTACGTGCCGCTGGCTAAGGACCTGGTCTCGGTGGCCGCGCCGACGTCCGATGGCCGTGGCGTGCTTCGCCTGCTCCCACCGGCCGGCCAGGTGATCTTGATCTCGCCGGAACAGGCGAAGGCGGCGGTGACGGGCGGCGGCGCGCCCGGGAACGCGCCGGGCGTGGCACCGGTCCAGGCAGGGCTGCCGGACGTGCGGGTGCGCGTGTCGGACGGCCCGACCGGGCGGCTGCTGGTGCTCGCGGCCGAGCAGGAAGCGGGCTGGAAGGCTTCGGTGGGCGGCAAGAGCGTGCCGATCGTGCCGGCCTGGGGCCACCAGGTGGCGGTGTCGGTGCCGCCGGCGACGTCCGAGGTGACGGTGGAGTTCCCGGGGACGGAACGGAACCTGCTGCTGCTGGCCCAGCTGGCGGCGGTGCTGTTCACGCTGCTGACGGCGGTCCCGGCCCGGCGCCGCCCCTGA
- a CDS encoding Trm112 family protein, whose amino-acid sequence MAITLDAQLLEILACPSPDHAPLRPGAPGDPEADALTCTECGRVYPVRDGIPVLLLDEATEPADNGKSDADSA is encoded by the coding sequence ATGGCCATCACGCTCGACGCCCAGCTCCTCGAGATCCTGGCGTGCCCGTCGCCCGATCACGCCCCGTTGCGCCCCGGGGCGCCGGGCGACCCCGAGGCCGACGCACTGACGTGCACCGAATGCGGCCGGGTGTACCCGGTCCGTGACGGGATCCCGGTGCTGCTCCTCGACGAGGCCACCGAGCCGGCGGACAACGGAAAATCCGATGCCGACAGTGCTTGA
- the manA gene encoding mannose-6-phosphate isomerase, class I produces MELLRNAVRPYAWGSRTAIPELLGRPVPAPHPEAELWMGAHPGDPSHVIGPDGTERSLLELVDADPVTQLGERCAKRWGGRLPFLLKILAAEEPLSMQAHPSAAQAAEGHAREERLGIPRDAANRNYPDPTAKPELVCALTEFHALAGFRAPDRTVKLLKAIETPGLAKYTGLIEAQPDPSGLRALFTTWITLPQPTLDSLLPEVLDACVRHVQEHGEFAVECRTILELGEAHPRDAGVLAALLLNRLTLRAGEAIYLPAGNLHLYLHGTAVEILANSDNILRCGLTPKHVDVPELLRVVDFACGEMPVQCGDGGDRLSVYRTDAPEFELSRVEWAAGQDDEIAVDSIGPQILLCTAGDLLVTADDGEKVELRRGQSVWLPAADPPVRVRSVGGVRSQLFRATAGTCED; encoded by the coding sequence GTGGAGCTGCTGCGCAACGCGGTGCGGCCCTACGCCTGGGGATCGCGGACGGCGATCCCCGAGCTGCTGGGCCGTCCGGTACCCGCGCCGCACCCCGAGGCCGAGCTGTGGATGGGTGCCCACCCGGGTGACCCGTCGCACGTCATCGGCCCCGACGGGACCGAGCGGAGCCTGCTCGAGCTGGTCGACGCCGACCCGGTGACCCAGCTCGGCGAGCGGTGCGCGAAGCGGTGGGGCGGGCGGCTGCCGTTCCTGCTGAAGATCCTCGCCGCGGAAGAGCCGCTGTCGATGCAGGCGCACCCGTCGGCGGCGCAGGCCGCGGAGGGGCACGCCCGCGAGGAGCGGCTGGGCATCCCGCGTGACGCCGCGAACCGCAACTACCCGGACCCGACGGCGAAGCCGGAGCTGGTCTGCGCGCTGACGGAGTTCCACGCGCTGGCCGGCTTCCGCGCGCCGGACCGCACGGTGAAGCTGTTGAAGGCGATCGAGACGCCGGGGCTGGCGAAGTACACCGGGCTGATCGAGGCGCAGCCGGACCCGTCCGGGCTGCGGGCGCTGTTCACGACGTGGATCACGCTGCCGCAGCCGACGCTCGATTCGCTGTTGCCGGAGGTGCTGGACGCCTGCGTCCGGCACGTGCAGGAGCACGGCGAGTTCGCGGTCGAGTGCCGGACGATCCTCGAGCTGGGCGAGGCGCACCCGCGTGACGCGGGCGTGCTGGCGGCGTTGCTGCTCAACCGGCTGACGTTGCGCGCGGGCGAGGCGATCTACCTGCCGGCCGGCAACCTGCACCTGTACCTGCACGGCACGGCCGTGGAGATCCTGGCGAACTCGGACAACATCCTGCGGTGCGGGCTGACGCCGAAGCACGTGGACGTCCCGGAGCTGCTGCGCGTGGTCGACTTCGCGTGCGGCGAGATGCCGGTCCAGTGCGGCGACGGCGGCGACCGTCTTTCGGTCTACCGGACGGACGCGCCGGAGTTCGAGCTGTCGCGCGTCGAGTGGGCCGCGGGCCAGGACGACGAGATCGCGGTCGACAGCATCGGCCCGCAGATCCTGCTGTGCACGGCAGGTGACCTGCTCGTGACGGCCGACGACGGCGAGAAGGTCGAGCTGCGGCGGGGCCAGTCGGTGTGGCTGCCGGCGGCGGATCCGCCGGTGCGCGTGCGTTCCGTGGGCGGCGTGCGGTCCCAGCTGTTCCGGGCGACCGCGGGGACCTGCGAAGACTGA
- a CDS encoding DUF3499 domain-containing protein, with the protein MRSVRKCSRTGCLEPAVATLTYAYSDSTAVVGPLATASEPHSYDLCEAHALRLTVPKGWEVVRHEGAFAAPDPSADELTALAEAVREAGRPGKPAPAPEPEGPSGRRGHLRVLPGRA; encoded by the coding sequence GTGCGGAGCGTACGGAAGTGTTCGCGTACCGGCTGTCTCGAGCCGGCTGTGGCCACGCTGACGTATGCCTACAGCGACTCGACCGCCGTCGTCGGCCCCTTGGCCACCGCCTCCGAGCCGCACTCGTACGACCTCTGCGAAGCCCACGCGCTGCGGCTGACCGTCCCCAAGGGCTGGGAAGTCGTCCGGCACGAAGGCGCCTTCGCCGCGCCGGACCCGTCGGCCGACGAGCTGACGGCGCTGGCCGAGGCCGTGCGCGAGGCCGGCCGCCCCGGCAAGCCGGCCCCCGCGCCCGAGCCGGAGGGCCCGTCCGGGCGCCGCGGCCACCTGCGGGTCCTGCCCGGCCGCGCCTGA
- a CDS encoding metallopeptidase family protein, which translates to MATARDYRQRRRSRRDRHGRGLRGTLYPATLPAAASRAERFDALVLDALEPIEARWRHELTKLDVAVDDVPEVRENGRAPSDGVLHDGAVPLSRLVPAGVDRTGMPTRARIVLYRRPLEARAKDPSELADLVHDVLVEQVAGYLGVEPDVIEGE; encoded by the coding sequence GTGGCGACGGCTCGTGACTACCGACAGCGGCGGCGCTCGCGACGGGACCGGCACGGCCGGGGTCTGCGCGGGACGCTGTACCCGGCGACCCTGCCCGCCGCCGCGAGCCGCGCGGAGCGGTTCGACGCGCTGGTGCTCGACGCGCTGGAGCCGATCGAAGCCCGCTGGCGCCACGAGCTGACGAAGCTCGACGTGGCGGTCGACGACGTACCCGAGGTCCGCGAGAACGGCCGCGCGCCTTCGGACGGCGTGCTGCACGACGGCGCGGTGCCGTTGTCGCGGCTGGTGCCGGCCGGGGTGGACCGCACGGGGATGCCGACGCGGGCCCGGATCGTGCTGTACCGGCGGCCGCTGGAGGCGCGGGCGAAGGACCCGTCCGAGCTGGCCGACCTGGTTCACGACGTGCTGGTGGAGCAGGTGGCGGGGTACCTCGGCGTCGAGCCGGACGTCATCGAGGGCGAGTAG